From Borrelia parkeri, the proteins below share one genomic window:
- a CDS encoding ERF family protein: MTKNIINTKIRMRRAVKKQSKQTARKVTDIRVNNQNSVTNENQAKINFLKSLHSLQMHLSGVAKNLNGYGYKYQDFNEIIREIKNVIKSNNLDIDFVQCPTFKVVGNNTINVITTTFYSPKSGYSESFDTPIYSEEFSSLGAKNQNTLPQLVGSCITYFKRYALVGYLSIESEVDTDASSLEHVQEANGERVSSVDAPLVNSLKKDKGVNTKTVTKGITKQPPVSHKSVVSLKNLPKRVPAKYHYYKKLLQASKRMHSVLDDAPFDSLEMIDKFLIQLKNDDDSSILKFFETKPELKTIKYWTELINDYLIYFVTE, from the coding sequence ATGACAAAAAATATTATAAATACAAAAATTAGAATGCGCAGAGCAGTTAAAAAACAGAGTAAACAGACAGCAAGAAAAGTAACAGATATAAGAGTAAATAATCAAAATTCAGTAACAAATGAAAATCAAGCAAAGATAAACTTTTTAAAGTCTTTGCATAGTCTACAAATGCATTTAAGTGGTGTTGCTAAGAATCTTAATGGATATGGATATAAGTATCAAGATTTTAATGAGATAATAAGAGAAATAAAGAATGTTATAAAGAGCAATAATTTAGATATTGATTTTGTGCAATGTCCAACATTTAAAGTTGTAGGAAATAATACAATTAATGTTATTACAACAACATTTTACAGTCCCAAGAGTGGATATAGCGAGTCATTTGATACGCCTATTTACAGCGAAGAATTTTCTTCGCTAGGAGCAAAGAATCAAAATACATTACCTCAACTTGTAGGTTCATGCATAACATATTTTAAAAGATATGCTCTTGTAGGATACCTATCAATTGAGAGTGAAGTTGACACTGATGCTAGTTCCTTAGAGCATGTTCAAGAAGCTAATGGAGAAAGAGTTAGTAGTGTGGATGCTCCACTTGTAAATTCTTTAAAGAAAGATAAAGGTGTTAATACTAAAACAGTAACTAAAGGCATAACAAAACAACCACCTGTAAGTCACAAATCTGTAGTTAGCCTTAAAAATCTTCCTAAACGTGTACCTGCTAAGTATCATTATTACAAGAAATTGCTTCAAGCATCTAAAAGGATGCATTCGGTATTAGATGATGCACCTTTTGATAGTTTAGAAATGATAGATAAGTTTTTAATACAATTAAAGAATGATGATGATTCGAGTATACTCAAGTTTTTTGAAACCAAACCAGAGCTTAAAACTATAAAGTATTGGACTGAGCTTATAAATGATTATTTAATTTATTTTGTCACTGAATAA
- a CDS encoding variable large family protein → MMKRITFCALLMTLFLLLSCGSGSTKSEDPKTTFLNSIANLGKGFLDVFTSLSDMVSGAFGIKADTKKSDIGKYFSDIETTMNTVKKKLQDEVVKNGNYSKLKSVVDTFITNTLDKIAAGAKTAAKGAEGNDPIANVAVGGADAAGAGVAAGSDAVKSLSEGIGKIVDVVLKGKGSADAGTDKKADALGDRGANAGDAGKLFGNTGNNGAIDSADNAKKAAADAAKAVGAVTGADILQAIVKDGGDAAKLAKNTAEAQVANVATAKDATIAGGIALRAMAKGGKFANEKDAANADAKKAVEDAVVSAVTKALNALTIAIRNTVDSGLKSINDVLATVTQEDKAAEATTPAETATSSVQ, encoded by the coding sequence ATAATGAAAAGAATTACTTTTTGTGCGTTATTAATGACTTTATTTTTACTTCTTAGTTGTGGTAGTGGCAGTACTAAGTCTGAGGATCCTAAAACCACATTCTTAAACTCTATTGCTAATTTAGGTAAAGGGTTCTTAGATGTTTTTACTTCCCTTTCTGATATGGTTTCTGGTGCCTTTGGCATTAAGGCTGACACTAAAAAATCTGATATAGGGAAATACTTTAGTGATATTGAAACTACTATGAATACAGTTAAAAAGAAATTACAAGATGAAGTTGTTAAGAATGGGAATTACTCAAAACTTAAATCAGTTGTTGATACATTTATTACTAACACATTAGACAAGATTGCTGCAGGGGCTAAGACAGCTGCTAAAGGGGCAGAGGGTAATGACCCAATTGCTAATGTTGCTGTTGGTGGTGCAGATGCTGCTGGTGCAGGTGTTGCTGCTGGTTCTGATGCAGTTAAATCTCTTAGTGAAGGGATTGGAAAAATTGTAGATGTAGTACTTAAAGGCAAAGGAAGTGCTGATGCTGGTACTGATAAAAAAGCCGATGCTCTTGGTGATCGTGGTGCTAATGCTGGAGATGCAGGAAAGTTATTTGGTAATACTGGTAATAATGGTGCTATTGATTCTGCTGATAATGCAAAGAAAGCAGCAGCTGATGCAGCAAAAGCAGTTGGAGCCGTAACTGGTGCTGATATCTTGCAAGCTATTGTTAAAGATGGTGGAGATGCTGCTAAATTGGCTAAAAATACCGCAGAAGCGCAAGTTGCTAATGTTGCTACTGCTAAAGATGCAACTATTGCAGGAGGTATTGCACTGCGTGCAATGGCAAAGGGTGGTAAATTTGCTAATGAAAAGGATGCTGCTAATGCTGATGCAAAGAAAGCAGTAGAGGATGCAGTAGTAAGTGCAGTAACTAAAGCATTAAATGCATTAACTATTGCAATAAGAAATACTGTTGATAGTGGTTTAAAGTCAATAAATGATGTTCTTGCTACAGTTACACAAGAAGATAAAGCCGCAGAAGCTACTACACCTGCAGAAACAGCAACATCTAGTGTTCAATAA
- a CDS encoding Vsp/OspC family lipoprotein, with protein sequence MTLFLLMSCNNSGTSPKDGQAAKADGTILDLDTITKNITEAVAFAKDVKEVHTLVKSIDELAKAIGKKIGAAGLETDADKNAKLISGAYSIISAVDTKLASLEKKVGISDEVKGKITAVKNASTAFLTKAKSKTADLAKDDVKDAAAKTAIDIADTGAKDKGAEELIALNTSINALLKDAEAAVTAAIKELTTPAKPSNN encoded by the coding sequence ATGACTTTATTTTTACTTATGTCTTGTAATAATTCAGGGACTTCTCCTAAAGATGGGCAAGCGGCTAAGGCTGATGGGACAATCCTTGACCTAGATACAATAACTAAAAACATAACAGAGGCTGTTGCTTTTGCTAAAGATGTTAAAGAAGTTCATACTTTAGTTAAATCCATTGATGAGCTTGCTAAAGCTATCGGGAAGAAAATTGGTGCTGCTGGTCTTGAAACTGATGCTGATAAGAATGCAAAATTAATTTCAGGAGCATATAGTATAATATCAGCTGTAGATACTAAATTAGCATCATTAGAAAAAAAAGTTGGAATTTCTGATGAAGTGAAGGGCAAAATTACTGCTGTTAAGAATGCAAGTACAGCCTTCTTAACCAAGGCTAAATCAAAGACAGCTGATCTTGCTAAAGATGATGTTAAGGATGCTGCTGCTAAGACAGCTATAGATATAGCAGATACTGGAGCCAAGGATAAAGGTGCGGAAGAGCTTATTGCTTTGAATACATCAATTAATGCATTGTTAAAGGATGCTGAAGCTGCAGTAACAGCTGCAATTAAGGAGCTTACAACCCCTGCTAAACCTTCTAACAACTAA